One part of the Vicia villosa cultivar HV-30 ecotype Madison, WI linkage group LG6, Vvil1.0, whole genome shotgun sequence genome encodes these proteins:
- the LOC131614570 gene encoding NAC transcription factor 47-like, with amino-acid sequence MAMNRYVDYDSIDCVSQLPVGYRFDPTDDDLISFYLRKKISKQPLPLHGILQFDVFQTEPWMLPFDTRNSFADRRYYFFDLRNARFENMEIRGAGNGEWRVVEKRKEVSLRRSIYFVGSKFTFEYWKMEGTQLVKSEWMMEEFSISPILHPHKMSYLGAYRVSKKKVTTPAGTNSIMEDENESANTSYP; translated from the exons ATGGCTATGAACAGATATGTTGATTATGATTCAATAGATTGCGTTTCTCAATTGCCTGTTGGATACAGGTTTGATCCCACAGATGATGATCTCATAAGCTTTTATCTGAGAAAGAAGATCTCCAAGCAACCTCTTCCACTTCATGGAATTCTTCAGTTTGATGTGTTCCAAACTGAACCATGGATGCTACCATTTG ATACTAGAAATTCTTTTGCTGATAGGAGGTACTATTTTTTTGATTTGAGGAACGCTAGGTTTGAGAACATGGAAATAAGAGGAGCGGGTAATGGTGAATGGAGAGTtgtagaaaaaagaaaagaagtttcTCTCAGAAGAAGCATTTACTTCGTAGGGAGTAAGTTCACTTTTGAGTATTGGAAGATGGAGGGAACACAACTTGTGAAAAGTGAATGGATGATGGAGGAGTTTAGCATCAGTCCAATTCTTCATCCTCACAag ATGTCGTATTTAGGTGCATATCGAGTCTCTAAGAAGAAAGTTACTACTCCAGCTGGGACTAATTCAATAATGGAGGATGAAAATGAATCAGCCAACACTTCTTATCCATGA
- the LOC131614569 gene encoding NAC transcription factor 47-like, producing the protein MAVNGYVDYDSIDCASQFPVGYRFDPTDDDLISFYLRKKIYKQPLPRHGILQFDVFQTEPWMLPFDTRNSFSDRRYYFFDLRNYRFENTEIRRAGNGEWRVIEKRKEVSLRRSIYFIGSKFTFEYWKMEGTQLVKSKWMMEEFRISPILHPHRMSYLGAYRVSKKKVTTRVVTNSIMEDENESANTSSP; encoded by the exons ATGGCTGTGAACGGATATGTTGATTATGATTCGATAGATTGTGCTTCTCAATTTCCTGTTGGATACAGGTTCGATCCAACAGATGATGATCTCATAAGCTTTTATCTGAGGAAGAAGATCTATAAGCAACCTCTTCCACGTCATGGAATTCTTCAGTTTGATGTGTTCCAAACTGAACCATGGATGCTGCCATTTG ATACTAGAAACTCTTTCAGTGATAGGAGGTACTATTTCTTTGATTTGAGGAACTATAGGTTTGAAAACACGGAAATAAGAAGAGCTGGTAATGGTGAATGGAGAGTGATAGAAAAACGAAAAGAAGTTTCTCTCAGAAGAAGCATTTACTTCATAGGGAGTAAGTTCACTTTTGAGTATTGGAAGATGGAGGGAACACAACTTGTGAAAAGTAAATGGATGATGGAGGAGTTTCGCATCAGTCCAATTCTTCATCCTCACAgg ATGTCGTATTTAGGTGCATATCGAGTCTCTAAGAAGAAAGTTACTACTCGAGTTGTGACTAATTCAATAATGGAGGATGAAAATGAATCAGCCAACACTTCTTCTCCATGA